Proteins encoded in a region of the Triplophysa rosa linkage group LG6, Trosa_1v2, whole genome shotgun sequence genome:
- the si:dkey-100n23.5 gene encoding cyclic AMP receptor-like protein A: MEDEHLVQVKNNSSSHCTFFNVEPNDYRCDVILKVKRATGTFSLVACFFMLFAIWLLRRYNSLSQKMIASLTVAAFFDSVAYVMGESHPEGSLCDFQAWWLTYFDWSALAWVCLITLNLYLNLVREIRTEHYEIPYHVVAWGVPLLMSILPLLSGYYGPAGAWCWITDDHVAWRFGIWYIPLFTLIILMICCYARIICVANERMRSWLGTFNPERERRKMSLAEEIRPLKWYPSVYLLVSVFPLINRVHNAAYPEDPVFSLTLLHVLSAPLHGLANALVFGRDTWSQLSTTGIKMALQSRLCDRTRIGEYHPTTIRYTHDLDTHSDSDDEDSNVLFYSPNMTLKDRGPWESV; the protein is encoded by the exons ATGGAAGATGAGCACCTGGTCCAGGTTAAAAACAATAGCAGCTCCCACTGCACCTTTTTCAACGTAGAGCCGAACGACTATCGATGT GATGTGATTCTTAAAGTTAAAAGAGCCACAGGGACATTTTCACTAGTGGCATG CTTTTTTATGCTCTTTGCGATATGGCTGCTGCGGCGATATAACTCTTTGTCTCAG AAAATGATAGCCAGTCTGACAGTAGCTGCCTTTTTTGACAGTGTTGCATATGTTATG GGAGAGTCTCATCCGGAGGGTTCTCTATGTGATTTTCAGGCGTGGTGGCTTACATATTTTG ACTGGAGTGCTCTGGCCTGGGTGTGTCTTATTACTCTCAATCTCTACCTGAACCTGGTGAGAGAAATTAGAACTGAACATTATGAAAT ACCATACCATGTGGTGGCATGGGGGGTTCCTCTGCTAATGTCGATCCTCCCTCTGCTTTCTGGATACTATGGTCCTGCTGGAGCCTGGTG TTGGATCACAGATGACCATGTTGCCTGGAGGTTTGGCAT ATGGTACATCCCCCTGTTTACCCTCATTATCCTCATGATCTGCTGTTACGCTCGAATCATCTGTGTGGCCAATGAGAGG ATGCGTTCCTGGTTGGGCACCTTTAACCCagaaagagagaggaggaag ATGTCTTTAGCTGAAGAGATCAGACCGTTAAAGTGGTATCCCTCTGTTTATCTGCTCGTATCTGTCTTCCCCCTTATAAATCG AGTTCATAATGCTGCTTACCCAGAGGACCCTGTGTTTTCTTTGACTTTACTGCACGTGCTCAGTGCTCCATTACATGGTCTTGCCAATGCTCTCGTTTTTGGTAGAGACACCTGGAGTCAACTGAGTACCACAGGAATAAAG ATGGCGCTTCAGTCTCGGCTGTGTGATCGCACTAGGATTGGAGAGTACCATCCAACGACTATAAGATACACACATGACCTCGACACACACTCCGACTCAGATGACGAGGACAGCAATGTTCTCTTTTATAGTCCAAACATGACTCTGAAAGACAGAGGACCCTGGGAGAGTGTTTAG